In Astatotilapia calliptera chromosome 16, fAstCal1.2, whole genome shotgun sequence, one genomic interval encodes:
- the dync1i2a gene encoding dynein, cytoplasmic 1, intermediate chain 2a isoform X2, with protein sequence MSDKSELKAELERKKQRLAQIREEKRRKEEERKKAELKEVVLPQDDSDLEKKRREAEALLQSVGITTDVTVVPPPISPTAKSAGTPSDAGSQDSDGAVGPRNLHWDSDPSTLQLHSDSELGRVTPKLGMAKVTQVDFPPREIVSYTKETQTITQAKEEEEEEEESAPPQQVVETQAEKEDQKKEEEEAPPHELTEEEKLQILHSEEFADFFDHSTRIIERALSEHVDLFFDYSGRDLEEKEGEIQAGAKLSLNRQFVDERWSKHRVVTCLDWSPQYPELLVASYNNNEDAPHEPDGVALVWNMKYKKTTPEYVFHCQSAVMSAAFAKFHPNVVVGGTYSGQIVLWDNRSNKRTPVQRTPLSAAAHTHPVYCVNVVGTQNAHNLISISTDGKMCSWSLDMLSQPQDSMELVFKQSKAVAVTSMSFPLGDVNNFVVGSEDGSVYMSCRHGSKAGISEMFEGHHGPITGLHCHTAAGPLDFSHLFVTSSFDWTVKLWSTKNNKPLYSFEDNSDYVYDVMWSPTHPALFACVDGVGHLDLWNLNNDTEVPTASVTVQGNPALNRVRWAHSGKEIAVGDSDGQVLVYDVGEQIAVPRNDEWTRFVRTLAEINENRDDAEELAAQRLAA encoded by the exons ATGTCTGACAAAAGTGAGCTGAAAGCAGAGCTTGAAAGGAAGAAGCAACGCTTAGCACAAatcagagaggagaagagaaggaAGGAAGAGGAGCGCAAGAAG gCGGAACTGAAAGAGGTCGTACTTCCTCAGGATGACTCTGACCTGGAGAAGAAAAGACGTGAAGCTGAGGCTCTTCTACAGAGCGTGGGCATAACCACAGATGTTACAGTtg TCCCTCCTCCCATTTCTCCAACTGCCAAATCTGCGGGCACACCGAGTGATGCAGGGAGCCAGGACTCTGATGGAGCTGTGGGACCCAG GAATCTGCATTGGGACTCTGACCCGTCCACTCTTCAACTTCACTCTGATTCTGAGCTGGG GCGTGTAACTCCAAAACTGGGGATGGCCAAAGTTACACAAGTGGACTTCCCACCACGTGAAATTGTGTCCTACACGAAAGAGACCCAGACCATTACTCAGGCGAAAGAAG aggaagaagaagaggaagaaagtgCTCCACCTCAGCAAGTAGTTGAGACTCAAGCTGAGAAAGAGGACcagaaaaaggaggaggaggaag CACCCCCTCACGAGCtgacagaggaggaaaaactccAGATCCTGCACTCGGAGGAGTTTGCAGATTTCTTCGACCACAGCACTCGCATTATCGAGCGGGCTCTATCCGAGCACGTGGACCTCTTCTTTGACTACAGTGGCCGTGACCTTGAAGAGAAAGAGGG TGAAATCCAGGCCGGGGCAAAGCTCTCGCTTAACAGGCAGTTCGTGGATGAGCGCTGGTCCAAACATCGTGTTGTCACCTGCCTGGACTGGTCACCCcag TATCCTGAACTGCTGGTTGCTTCATACAACAACAATGAGGATGCTCCTCATGAGCCAGACGGTGTGGCTTTGGTGTGGAACATGAAGTACAAGAAAACTACACCGGAGTACGTCTTCCACTGTCAG TCTGCTGTTATGTCAGCGGCGTTTGCCAAGTTCCACCCCAACGTTGTGGTGGGAGGCACCTACTCGGGGCAGATTGTGCTGTGGGACAACAGGAGCAACAAGAGGACCCCTGTGCAGAGGACTCCCctgtcagcagcagcacatACG CACCCGGTATATTGCGTGAATGTGGTCGGCACCCAGAATGCCCACAACCTCATCAGCATCTCTACTGATGGCAAGATGTGCTCCTGGAGTCTGGACATGCTCTCTCAGCCTCAG GACAGCATGGAGCTGGTGTTCAAGCAGTCCAAAGCTGTAGCTGTCACCTCTATGTCTTTCCCTCTTGGAGATGTCAACAATTTCGTAGTGGGCAGCGAGGACGGCTCAGTCTACATGTCATGTCGTCATGGAAG CAAAGCAGGCATTAGCGAGATGTTTGAGGGACACCACGGCCCCATCACGGGGCTCCACTGCCACACAGCTGCTGGGCCACTGGACTTCTCTCACCTGTTTGTTACCTCGTCTTTCGACTGGACTGTCAAGCTGTGGAGCACCAAG aACAATAAGCCGCTGTACTCATTCGAGGATAACTCGGATTACGTGTATGATGTCATGTGGTCCCCGACTCACCCTGCTCTGTTTGCTTGCGTGGACGGAGTCGGTCATCTCGACCTGTGGAACCTCAACAATGACACAGAG GTCCCCACCGCCAGCGTCACAGTGCAGGGTAACCCAGCCCTGAACAGGGTCAGATGGGCTCATTCTGGCAAAGAAATCGCTGTGGGAGACTCTGATGGACAAGTCCTTGTCTATGATGTTGGAGAG CAAATTGCGGTACCGCGAAATGACGAATGGACCCGTTTTGTTCGCACACTGGCAGAAATCAACGAGAACAGGGATGACGCAGAGGAGCTTGCAGCTCAGCGTCTGGCCGCATGA
- the dync1i2a gene encoding dynein, cytoplasmic 1, intermediate chain 2a isoform X1 translates to MSDKSELKAELERKKQRLAQIREEKRRKEEERKKAELKEVVLPQDDSDLEKKRREAEALLQSVGITTDVTVVPPPISPTAKSAGTPSDAGSQDSDGAVGPRNLHWDSDPSTLQLHSDSELGYWTLSSLLSWRVTPKLGMAKVTQVDFPPREIVSYTKETQTITQAKEEEEEEEESAPPQQVVETQAEKEDQKKEEEEAPPHELTEEEKLQILHSEEFADFFDHSTRIIERALSEHVDLFFDYSGRDLEEKEGEIQAGAKLSLNRQFVDERWSKHRVVTCLDWSPQYPELLVASYNNNEDAPHEPDGVALVWNMKYKKTTPEYVFHCQSAVMSAAFAKFHPNVVVGGTYSGQIVLWDNRSNKRTPVQRTPLSAAAHTHPVYCVNVVGTQNAHNLISISTDGKMCSWSLDMLSQPQDSMELVFKQSKAVAVTSMSFPLGDVNNFVVGSEDGSVYMSCRHGSKAGISEMFEGHHGPITGLHCHTAAGPLDFSHLFVTSSFDWTVKLWSTKNNKPLYSFEDNSDYVYDVMWSPTHPALFACVDGVGHLDLWNLNNDTEVPTASVTVQGNPALNRVRWAHSGKEIAVGDSDGQVLVYDVGEQIAVPRNDEWTRFVRTLAEINENRDDAEELAAQRLAA, encoded by the exons ATGTCTGACAAAAGTGAGCTGAAAGCAGAGCTTGAAAGGAAGAAGCAACGCTTAGCACAAatcagagaggagaagagaaggaAGGAAGAGGAGCGCAAGAAG gCGGAACTGAAAGAGGTCGTACTTCCTCAGGATGACTCTGACCTGGAGAAGAAAAGACGTGAAGCTGAGGCTCTTCTACAGAGCGTGGGCATAACCACAGATGTTACAGTtg TCCCTCCTCCCATTTCTCCAACTGCCAAATCTGCGGGCACACCGAGTGATGCAGGGAGCCAGGACTCTGATGGAGCTGTGGGACCCAG GAATCTGCATTGGGACTCTGACCCGTCCACTCTTCAACTTCACTCTGATTCTGAGCTGGGGTACTGGACACTCTCTTCTCTCCTTTCCTG GCGTGTAACTCCAAAACTGGGGATGGCCAAAGTTACACAAGTGGACTTCCCACCACGTGAAATTGTGTCCTACACGAAAGAGACCCAGACCATTACTCAGGCGAAAGAAG aggaagaagaagaggaagaaagtgCTCCACCTCAGCAAGTAGTTGAGACTCAAGCTGAGAAAGAGGACcagaaaaaggaggaggaggaag CACCCCCTCACGAGCtgacagaggaggaaaaactccAGATCCTGCACTCGGAGGAGTTTGCAGATTTCTTCGACCACAGCACTCGCATTATCGAGCGGGCTCTATCCGAGCACGTGGACCTCTTCTTTGACTACAGTGGCCGTGACCTTGAAGAGAAAGAGGG TGAAATCCAGGCCGGGGCAAAGCTCTCGCTTAACAGGCAGTTCGTGGATGAGCGCTGGTCCAAACATCGTGTTGTCACCTGCCTGGACTGGTCACCCcag TATCCTGAACTGCTGGTTGCTTCATACAACAACAATGAGGATGCTCCTCATGAGCCAGACGGTGTGGCTTTGGTGTGGAACATGAAGTACAAGAAAACTACACCGGAGTACGTCTTCCACTGTCAG TCTGCTGTTATGTCAGCGGCGTTTGCCAAGTTCCACCCCAACGTTGTGGTGGGAGGCACCTACTCGGGGCAGATTGTGCTGTGGGACAACAGGAGCAACAAGAGGACCCCTGTGCAGAGGACTCCCctgtcagcagcagcacatACG CACCCGGTATATTGCGTGAATGTGGTCGGCACCCAGAATGCCCACAACCTCATCAGCATCTCTACTGATGGCAAGATGTGCTCCTGGAGTCTGGACATGCTCTCTCAGCCTCAG GACAGCATGGAGCTGGTGTTCAAGCAGTCCAAAGCTGTAGCTGTCACCTCTATGTCTTTCCCTCTTGGAGATGTCAACAATTTCGTAGTGGGCAGCGAGGACGGCTCAGTCTACATGTCATGTCGTCATGGAAG CAAAGCAGGCATTAGCGAGATGTTTGAGGGACACCACGGCCCCATCACGGGGCTCCACTGCCACACAGCTGCTGGGCCACTGGACTTCTCTCACCTGTTTGTTACCTCGTCTTTCGACTGGACTGTCAAGCTGTGGAGCACCAAG aACAATAAGCCGCTGTACTCATTCGAGGATAACTCGGATTACGTGTATGATGTCATGTGGTCCCCGACTCACCCTGCTCTGTTTGCTTGCGTGGACGGAGTCGGTCATCTCGACCTGTGGAACCTCAACAATGACACAGAG GTCCCCACCGCCAGCGTCACAGTGCAGGGTAACCCAGCCCTGAACAGGGTCAGATGGGCTCATTCTGGCAAAGAAATCGCTGTGGGAGACTCTGATGGACAAGTCCTTGTCTATGATGTTGGAGAG CAAATTGCGGTACCGCGAAATGACGAATGGACCCGTTTTGTTCGCACACTGGCAGAAATCAACGAGAACAGGGATGACGCAGAGGAGCTTGCAGCTCAGCGTCTGGCCGCATGA
- the dync1i2a gene encoding dynein, cytoplasmic 1, intermediate chain 2a isoform X3: MSDKSELKAELERKKQRLAQIREEKRRKEEERKKAELKEVVLPQDDSDLEKKRREAEALLQSVGITTDVTVVPPPISPTAKSAGTPSDAGSQDSDGAVGPRRVTPKLGMAKVTQVDFPPREIVSYTKETQTITQAKEEEEEEEESAPPQQVVETQAEKEDQKKEEEEAPPHELTEEEKLQILHSEEFADFFDHSTRIIERALSEHVDLFFDYSGRDLEEKEGEIQAGAKLSLNRQFVDERWSKHRVVTCLDWSPQYPELLVASYNNNEDAPHEPDGVALVWNMKYKKTTPEYVFHCQSAVMSAAFAKFHPNVVVGGTYSGQIVLWDNRSNKRTPVQRTPLSAAAHTHPVYCVNVVGTQNAHNLISISTDGKMCSWSLDMLSQPQDSMELVFKQSKAVAVTSMSFPLGDVNNFVVGSEDGSVYMSCRHGSKAGISEMFEGHHGPITGLHCHTAAGPLDFSHLFVTSSFDWTVKLWSTKNNKPLYSFEDNSDYVYDVMWSPTHPALFACVDGVGHLDLWNLNNDTEVPTASVTVQGNPALNRVRWAHSGKEIAVGDSDGQVLVYDVGEQIAVPRNDEWTRFVRTLAEINENRDDAEELAAQRLAA; encoded by the exons ATGTCTGACAAAAGTGAGCTGAAAGCAGAGCTTGAAAGGAAGAAGCAACGCTTAGCACAAatcagagaggagaagagaaggaAGGAAGAGGAGCGCAAGAAG gCGGAACTGAAAGAGGTCGTACTTCCTCAGGATGACTCTGACCTGGAGAAGAAAAGACGTGAAGCTGAGGCTCTTCTACAGAGCGTGGGCATAACCACAGATGTTACAGTtg TCCCTCCTCCCATTTCTCCAACTGCCAAATCTGCGGGCACACCGAGTGATGCAGGGAGCCAGGACTCTGATGGAGCTGTGGGACCCAG GCGTGTAACTCCAAAACTGGGGATGGCCAAAGTTACACAAGTGGACTTCCCACCACGTGAAATTGTGTCCTACACGAAAGAGACCCAGACCATTACTCAGGCGAAAGAAG aggaagaagaagaggaagaaagtgCTCCACCTCAGCAAGTAGTTGAGACTCAAGCTGAGAAAGAGGACcagaaaaaggaggaggaggaag CACCCCCTCACGAGCtgacagaggaggaaaaactccAGATCCTGCACTCGGAGGAGTTTGCAGATTTCTTCGACCACAGCACTCGCATTATCGAGCGGGCTCTATCCGAGCACGTGGACCTCTTCTTTGACTACAGTGGCCGTGACCTTGAAGAGAAAGAGGG TGAAATCCAGGCCGGGGCAAAGCTCTCGCTTAACAGGCAGTTCGTGGATGAGCGCTGGTCCAAACATCGTGTTGTCACCTGCCTGGACTGGTCACCCcag TATCCTGAACTGCTGGTTGCTTCATACAACAACAATGAGGATGCTCCTCATGAGCCAGACGGTGTGGCTTTGGTGTGGAACATGAAGTACAAGAAAACTACACCGGAGTACGTCTTCCACTGTCAG TCTGCTGTTATGTCAGCGGCGTTTGCCAAGTTCCACCCCAACGTTGTGGTGGGAGGCACCTACTCGGGGCAGATTGTGCTGTGGGACAACAGGAGCAACAAGAGGACCCCTGTGCAGAGGACTCCCctgtcagcagcagcacatACG CACCCGGTATATTGCGTGAATGTGGTCGGCACCCAGAATGCCCACAACCTCATCAGCATCTCTACTGATGGCAAGATGTGCTCCTGGAGTCTGGACATGCTCTCTCAGCCTCAG GACAGCATGGAGCTGGTGTTCAAGCAGTCCAAAGCTGTAGCTGTCACCTCTATGTCTTTCCCTCTTGGAGATGTCAACAATTTCGTAGTGGGCAGCGAGGACGGCTCAGTCTACATGTCATGTCGTCATGGAAG CAAAGCAGGCATTAGCGAGATGTTTGAGGGACACCACGGCCCCATCACGGGGCTCCACTGCCACACAGCTGCTGGGCCACTGGACTTCTCTCACCTGTTTGTTACCTCGTCTTTCGACTGGACTGTCAAGCTGTGGAGCACCAAG aACAATAAGCCGCTGTACTCATTCGAGGATAACTCGGATTACGTGTATGATGTCATGTGGTCCCCGACTCACCCTGCTCTGTTTGCTTGCGTGGACGGAGTCGGTCATCTCGACCTGTGGAACCTCAACAATGACACAGAG GTCCCCACCGCCAGCGTCACAGTGCAGGGTAACCCAGCCCTGAACAGGGTCAGATGGGCTCATTCTGGCAAAGAAATCGCTGTGGGAGACTCTGATGGACAAGTCCTTGTCTATGATGTTGGAGAG CAAATTGCGGTACCGCGAAATGACGAATGGACCCGTTTTGTTCGCACACTGGCAGAAATCAACGAGAACAGGGATGACGCAGAGGAGCTTGCAGCTCAGCGTCTGGCCGCATGA
- the LOC113007876 gene encoding cytochrome b reductase 1-like gives MENLKHFLLALCAATAAGFVSIIFVFRWVLYFKEGLAWDGGLAEFNWHPVLTVTGFIFLQGIAIIVYRLPWTWQCSKLMMKFIHAGLNLLAFVFAVIAMVAVFDFHNGANIPNMYSLHSWLGLTAVILYGLQLVLGVGMYLIPVTPVSWRAAFMPLHVYSGLLLFTSVIAVALMGITEKLIFGLKDPKYKDSPPEATFVNVLGVLLVLFGGLILWIATRTSWKRPSDQILHSLHTNGGGEDNSKVTSALSQLPDGSDAHGAGDARKRSNKFDEQVN, from the exons ATGGAGAACCTGAAGCACTTCTTGCTGGCTTTGTGTGCCGCCACCGCCGCCGGCTTTGTTTCCATAATCTTCGTCTTCAGATGGGTTCTGTATTTTAAGGAAGGTTTGGCCTGGGATGGAGGGCTCGCCGAATTCAACTGGCATCCGGTATTAACAGTCACTGGATTTATTTTCTTGCAGGGGATAG CAATAATAGTCTACAGGCTCCCCTGGACCTGGCAGTGCAGCAAACTCATGATGAAGTTCATTCATGCAGGACTGAATTTGTTAGCCTTCGTTTTTGCTGTTATAGCCATGGTGGCAGTTTTTGACTTCCACAATGGTGCCAACATTCCCAACATGTACAGTCTGCACAGCTGGCTGGGCCTCACGGCTGTTATACTGTACGGTCTGCAG CTTGTTCTTGGAGTTGGCATGTACTTGATACCAGTTACACCTGTGTCCTGGAGAGCAGCGTTTATGCCTCTCCACGTCTACAGCGGTCTTTTACTTTTTACCAGTGTCATAGCCGTGGCACTTATGGgcatcacagagaaactcaTCTTTGGCCT GAAAGACCCAAAGTATAAGGATTCTCCCCCAGAGGCAACTTTTGTGAACGTACTGGGAGTCCTCCTGGTGCTTTTTGGAGGTCTGATTCTTTGGATTGCCACTCGAACATCTTGGAAACGCCCCAGTGACCAGATCTTGCATAGTCTGCATACCAATGGGGGAGGTGAGGACAACAGTAAAGTCACTTCAGCATTGTCTCAACTGCCGGATGGATCTGATGCTCACGGTGCTGGAGATGCCAGGAAGAGGAGTAACAAATTTGATGAACAGGTTAACTga
- the LOC113007909 gene encoding DDB1- and CUL4-associated factor 17-like, translating to MDSYSLENDGIFFHPDDSGRIIHVGPVTINVLKILGELNSALPSKVVEDFSLKTHRNNPISQVTVTSSGRTVKKRFQQLDDDPSQKTFRMVEYEDELDLLAIVVTNGEEGEGRACIQLHDNQTGQLLRTIDLIETWDETNKNEVFFDKDTIVHIEQKNAKFCCHVYKLFTTKT from the exons ATGGACTCCTACTCTCTTGAGAACGACGGGATCTTCTTTCATCCTGATGATTCAGGAAGAATTATCCATGTGGGACCTGTCACCATAAA TGTCCTAAAAATCCTCGGTGAACTGAACAGTGCTCTGCCATCTAAGGTCGTTGAGGATTTCTCCCTGAAAACCCACCGAAACAAT CCTATCTCCCAAGTCACTGTGACCTCATCAGGccgcacagtaaaaaaaagatttcaacaACTGGATGATGACCCATCTCAAAAG ACTTTCCGAATGGTGGAATATGAGGATGAGCTTGACCTTTTGGCAATCGTGGTAACCAATGGCGAGGAGGGAGAAGGAAGAGCGTGCATCCAACTCCATGACAACCAGACCGGACAATTACTGCGGACGATCGATTTGATTGAAACCTGGGATGAG ACAAATAAAAACGAGGTGTTCTTCGACAAAGACACGATTGTTCATATTGAACAAAAGAACGCCAAGTTCTGCTGCCATGTTTACAAACTGTTCACCACCAAAACATAA